TCTCGTAATCGGGTACTTGAATATCTGCACTTAGCCCCCAACGAAAACGACTTAATAGGCGGTCCTGCAACCCATCTAAATCCCTTGGAGATTTATCTGAAGTAAGTACTAGTTGCTTCCCGCTTTGTTGTAAATGATTAAAGATGGCAAAGAATGCATCCTGACTTTTTTCTGCACGATTAAAAAATTGCACATCATCAATCAACAACACATCAATTAATTGATAGAAATTAATAAAATCATTGATTTGGTTATTTCTGCTGTGGTGTTGAAATTGATTGATAAATTTTTCACTACTTACATATAACACTGCTTTATTTGGATGCTGCCTCTTTACTTCATTGCCTATAGCATGTAATAAATGCGTTTTCCCCAATCCTGAATTTCCATATATAAATAAAGGGTTAAAAGAATTATTACCAGGTTTCTCAGCAACAGTTTTACCTGCCCGGCGCGCAACACGATTGCAATCACCTTCTACGAACTTTTCAAAAGTATCGGTATCATTGAGTTGCGAGTCAATCTGCATCCTTTTAATACCAGGAAAAACGATAGGATGCAGACCGCTGTTATTATTAATATTTAAAGGTAAAACCAAAGTATTAGCTTGCCCTTTTTCTTCGCTTGAAAGCAGGTTCATAGACCCCTTCCCGGAAGTATTACCGCTATCTACTAATATTCTATATTCTAATCTGGCTTGCCTACCTAATTGGCGTTTAAGTGTCTTGGCTAAAAGACTCACATAGTGTTCTTCTAAATATTCATAAAAGAAGTTACTGGGAACCTGAATAAGCAGTACGCTGTTATCTTTTAATTCAACAGGTACAATCGGCTCAAACCATGTTTTGAAATGTTGCCATTCAACAATGTCCTTTATTATATCTAGACAACTTGCCCAAACAGATTCTGCCGTTTTATTCATTTCTACAAATATATTTAAAGTTAAAACCTTAGTTTTTTAGATAGGCTTGTTGAAAATTAAGTACTGCAATCGCGTTGCCTAATTTTTTAAACAAGATTACGAAAGTGACGAAATAATGTTGAAAAAAAAAGTTTTTATTTCCATTTTTTTTACAGATATCACTTTTTAGAAATTCTTCTAAATAAATCACCCGTTTTTGTACACCATTTGCTTTTTATTACTAACAGAAATCCCCTCTCCTCTACAAGTTCTATATTTTATATAACTGTCTGTATTACTTGCCACCACTACATTTTAAAGATTTTTCAGGTCGTTACTTGGGCATTCAGCTTAAGAAATATATATTTATCAGGACTTAAAGTGAAAGATGTATGCGCATCCATAATCATACCGCTTTTTAATGAGGTGTCTGCAGCATGCATATGCTGTATTTTAAAAGAAAAATCTGGACAAGTTGTCTCCCCTAATTCAATTGCTCTACCCATCCTTAGTGGCAAAAAAAATATGAGAAATTTATCTTGATAATTATAGCTATCTTTTGGATAACTATTAGGAGTAAATGGATGATATATTTCTTCCTTCTTAAGGCTGTCATAAATGCGGTCTAAAGCTATTAGAGCAACAGAAGTTTTATTATATAAGGATATTTTAGAGTAAAATATAATAGGATTTACGACTAAATAACAAGGGTTCCCTTCTGTTGCCTGCATATAAAAGTCGGAACTGATGTCGCCAATTACAAGATCAGTAGACAGAGAAAAGTAACATTGGCCTCTACAAACTAATGGAGAAGCATGTAAGATTGAAGCTTTAAATAGAAATAAAAAAAGGCATATTAAAGAAATTTGTTTCAATACATTTAATTTTAGTATGAAACAAGGTACAACTATTTTTCATAAAGCTTCAATGCTTTTTCCATTTCTGTATACACTTTTTGCTTCAAAGCGGCTGTATCACCTTTCTCAAAGTCTACCACTCCTATTTCTTCTAAGTAAACAGCTCTACAAATGCCTGGTGTAAAATTAAAAATGCTTTTATAATGAAAACGTCGTAACGTATCTGGGAATATAATTGGCTTAATGGGAGTTCCTGTTTCTAATGCAATTCTAAAAGCCCCGTCATAGAAGTCTTTCAGCGGTTTTCCCGTTTCATTAAAAGTTCCTTCCGGAAAAATAAAAATAGAAATGCCTTTAGCTAAAACAGCTTTCATTATGGATATGCTCTTTGCTCTATTCTCCCGGCTTCCTCTATCAACAAGGATTGCAGCTGCTCGATAAATAATACCAAATACCGGTGTTTTTGCCAAATCATGTTTTCCTAAAACTCTCACAGGCTGATGCATTGCGCGCATCAATTGAGGTATATCTAAATAAGAACGATGATTGCCAACAAAAATATATTGACAATTTTTTTTATGCGGCGCAAGGAATATTTCTTTATACCAAATAAAAATAAGAAAATACCATAGTACTGCCCACCATCGACAAATGATATATACAAGGTTGCCGCCCCGCTCTTTACCTAATAAAGAACTTAAAAGTACAAATGGTACAACAATCAGCATTAATAATAAAAATAATAACATAGCATAAATGCTATAAACAATTTGCAGGAATTTTAATATTTTCTTCATACTGTAGATACTTTTGTTTTACAGTTTCTTATGTAAAAGAAATTTTATTTAACCGTAAATATAAATCTTTCGTTTTTAGTAATATATACAATATCACTTTAGCATTCTCATTGGTGCTAAAACAATAATTCATCAGCAATACAAAAGCGCCGAATAGAAGTCCTATTCAGCGCTTTTGTAAAAATATTAATAGTCATTATTGCATATTATGAAAGACCTTGTTCACATCATCATCTTGCTCCAGGCGATCAATCAATTTACTTACATCTTCAGCCTGTTCATCCGTAACGGGCACCGTCACATTGGGAATCCATTCGAGTTCAGCACTCAAGGGTGTAATATTTTTCTCTTCCAGTGCTTTTTGTAAACTACCGAAATCGGCAAAGGCACAGCGTAGGACTAATACAGGGTTTTCATTATCATCCATGCTTTCACCCATTTCATCTAAACCCGCATCTATCAGCAATAATTCCAGTTCGTCTGCATCTAAGCCTTCAGGGTTTAATTTAAAAACACCCATTTTTTTAAACTGGAAGCTCACACTTCCATTGGTTCCCAATGAGCCGCCTCCTTTATTAAAATGAGAGCGTACATTAGCAACTGTACGAGTATTATTGTTGGTGGCAGTTTCTACAATAATAGCAAC
The Arachidicoccus soli DNA segment above includes these coding regions:
- the dnaA gene encoding chromosomal replication initiator protein DnaA, which codes for MNKTAESVWASCLDIIKDIVEWQHFKTWFEPIVPVELKDNSVLLIQVPSNFFYEYLEEHYVSLLAKTLKRQLGRQARLEYRILVDSGNTSGKGSMNLLSSEEKGQANTLVLPLNINNNSGLHPIVFPGIKRMQIDSQLNDTDTFEKFVEGDCNRVARRAGKTVAEKPGNNSFNPLFIYGNSGLGKTHLLHAIGNEVKRQHPNKAVLYVSSEKFINQFQHHSRNNQINDFINFYQLIDVLLIDDVQFFNRAEKSQDAFFAIFNHLQQSGKQLVLTSDKSPRDLDGLQDRLLSRFRWGLSADIQVPDYETRIEIFEQKMRDEGLEMPKEVVKYVAYNLNTNVRELRGALISLLAQSSLNRRDIDIELAKKVLRNIIKTNNKEVTIDAIQKMVCEYFDVPYNRLLEKTRKREVVQARQITMYLSKTFTKNSLKTIGEHFGGRDHTTVIHSCQTVKDLMDTDSIFKENVMELTQKVQLASM
- a CDS encoding lysophospholipid acyltransferase family protein, which encodes MKKILKFLQIVYSIYAMLLFLLLMLIVVPFVLLSSLLGKERGGNLVYIICRWWAVLWYFLIFIWYKEIFLAPHKKNCQYIFVGNHRSYLDIPQLMRAMHQPVRVLGKHDLAKTPVFGIIYRAAAILVDRGSRENRAKSISIMKAVLAKGISIFIFPEGTFNETGKPLKDFYDGAFRIALETGTPIKPIIFPDTLRRFHYKSIFNFTPGICRAVYLEEIGVVDFEKGDTAALKQKVYTEMEKALKLYEK
- a CDS encoding YebC/PmpR family DNA-binding transcriptional regulator, with translation MGRIFEVRKSTMFARWDKMSKQFTRIGKEINIAVKAGGGNPDTNAALRRCMQNAKSVNMPKDRVEAAIKKALGNDTENYEEHLYEGYAPHGVAIIVETATNNNTRTVANVRSHFNKGGGSLGTNGSVSFQFKKMGVFKLNPEGLDADELELLLIDAGLDEMGESMDDNENPVLVLRCAFADFGSLQKALEEKNITPLSAELEWIPNVTVPVTDEQAEDVSKLIDRLEQDDDVNKVFHNMQ